One Kineococcus radiotolerans SRS30216 = ATCC BAA-149 DNA window includes the following coding sequences:
- a CDS encoding YihY/virulence factor BrkB family protein: protein MPGDPPRPRGGGRPGGDPEETMHEQPALVLPAPARVWRDVRALVAGTVGACVRFRVTGLAAEGGFFALLSLPPLVFGVVASLGYLGRWLGAEDVAAARGQLARITEAVFTSRAISDVILPTFDSVTTAGRADLTLLAFLVSVWSGSRALNVHVDTIAIMYGLGGHRGIVRTRLLSLSTYLVALLVGVVVVPLVLVGPRLLQEWLPEHLRVLSQLYWPVVLVLSVSCVTTLYHLATPVRSRWWRDVPGALLALLGWFVVSAVLRWSLSLSVAGPSTSIYGPLAAPIVVLVWFYFLAIAVLIGAALNSAVDRVWPDPGRAAAREAARVQAAERRRWVP, encoded by the coding sequence GTGCCCGGGGACCCGCCGCGTCCCCGCGGTGGCGGACGGCCGGGCGGCGACCCCGAGGAGACGATGCACGAGCAGCCCGCCCTGGTCCTCCCGGCGCCGGCGCGGGTGTGGCGCGACGTGCGCGCCCTCGTCGCGGGGACCGTCGGGGCCTGCGTGCGCTTCCGGGTGACGGGCCTGGCCGCGGAGGGGGGCTTCTTCGCCCTGCTCTCGCTGCCGCCGCTCGTCTTCGGGGTCGTGGCGAGCCTGGGCTACCTCGGCCGCTGGCTGGGGGCCGAGGACGTCGCCGCGGCGCGCGGGCAGCTGGCCCGGATCACCGAGGCCGTCTTCACCTCCCGGGCCATCTCCGACGTCATCCTGCCCACCTTCGACTCGGTGACCACCGCGGGCCGCGCCGACCTCACCCTGCTGGCCTTCCTGGTCAGCGTCTGGTCCGGCTCGCGCGCGCTGAACGTCCACGTGGACACGATCGCGATCATGTACGGCCTCGGAGGGCACCGCGGGATCGTGCGGACCCGCCTGCTGTCCCTGTCGACCTACCTCGTGGCCCTGCTCGTCGGCGTCGTCGTCGTCCCGCTCGTCCTGGTGGGCCCGCGGCTGCTGCAGGAGTGGCTGCCGGAGCACCTGCGGGTGCTCTCGCAGCTGTACTGGCCGGTGGTGCTGGTGCTCTCGGTGTCCTGCGTGACCACGCTGTACCACCTCGCCACCCCCGTCCGCTCGCGCTGGTGGCGCGACGTGCCGGGCGCGCTGCTGGCGCTGCTGGGGTGGTTCGTGGTCTCCGCGGTGCTGCGCTGGTCGCTGTCGCTGTCCGTGGCGGGCCCCTCGACGTCGATCTACGGTCCGCTCGCGGCCCCCATCGTCGTCCTCGTCTGGTTCTACTTCCTCGCCATCGCCGTCCTGATCGGGGCGGCGCTGAACTCGGCCGTGGACCGGGTGTGGCCGGACCCGGGCCGGGCCGCGGCCCGCGAGGCCGCCCGGGTCCAGGCGGCCGAGCGCCGCCGCTGGGTGCCCTGA
- the thrS gene encoding threonine--tRNA ligase, giving the protein MSAQLSITRSGATQQVASGTTAGELFAEDRDVVVARVNGELRDLSHVLAEGDEVEGVPISSEDGLAVLRHSAAHVMAQAVKQHFPEARLGIGPPIRDGFYFDFDVERPFTPEDLKVVEKTMQRIVKEGQRFVRREVSDDEARAEMADEPYKLELIGLKSSAGDAAEGASAEVGEGGLTIYDNLKRDDAVAFRDLCRGPHLPTTRLVGIGFSLLRSAAAYWRGSEKNPQLQRIYGTAWPSKDELKAYQERVAEAERRDHRRLGAELDLFSFPDEIGSGLVVFHPKGGVVKREMEDYVRRRHIEEGFSYVGTPHISKGGLFETSGHLPYYEDTMFPGMELENSKYYLKAMNCPMHNLIFRSRGRSYRELPLRFFEFGSVYRYEKSGVVHGLTRVRGLTQDDSHSYVTQEQAPGEIKHLLDFVLGLLKDFGLDDYYLELSTRGDSEKFIGSDEEWARATEVLETAARETGLDLVADPGGAAFYGPKISVQAKDAIGRTWQMSTIQYDFNQPARFELEYTAADGTKQRPVMIHSAKFGSLERFFGVLVEHYAGAFPPWLAPVQVVGIPVADAHVPHLQDVAAALRAAGVRVEVDDTDDRMPKKIRTWTKQKIPFLLIAGAEDVENGAVSFRFRDGSQENGVPVDDAVARIAAAVRDRVQV; this is encoded by the coding sequence GTGTCGGCCCAGTTGAGCATCACCCGATCCGGGGCGACCCAGCAGGTGGCCTCCGGCACGACCGCGGGGGAGCTGTTCGCCGAGGACCGCGACGTCGTCGTCGCCCGGGTCAACGGCGAGCTGCGCGACCTCTCCCACGTCCTCGCCGAGGGCGACGAGGTCGAGGGCGTGCCGATCTCCTCCGAGGACGGTCTCGCGGTGCTGCGGCACTCCGCCGCCCACGTCATGGCCCAGGCCGTCAAGCAGCACTTCCCCGAGGCCCGGCTGGGCATCGGGCCGCCGATCCGCGACGGCTTCTACTTCGACTTCGACGTCGAGCGCCCCTTCACCCCCGAGGACCTCAAGGTCGTCGAGAAGACGATGCAGCGCATCGTCAAGGAGGGTCAGCGCTTCGTGCGCCGCGAGGTCTCCGACGACGAGGCCCGGGCCGAGATGGCCGACGAGCCGTACAAGCTGGAGCTCATCGGGCTGAAGTCCAGCGCCGGGGACGCCGCCGAGGGGGCCTCCGCCGAGGTCGGCGAGGGCGGGCTGACGATCTACGACAACCTCAAGCGCGACGACGCCGTGGCCTTCCGCGACCTGTGCCGCGGCCCGCACCTGCCGACCACCCGCCTCGTCGGCATCGGGTTCAGCCTGCTGCGCTCGGCCGCGGCCTACTGGCGCGGCAGCGAGAAGAACCCCCAGCTGCAGCGCATCTACGGGACCGCGTGGCCCAGCAAGGACGAGCTGAAGGCCTACCAGGAGCGCGTCGCCGAGGCCGAGCGCCGCGACCACCGCCGCCTCGGCGCCGAGCTGGACCTGTTCTCCTTCCCCGACGAGATCGGCTCCGGCCTCGTCGTCTTCCACCCCAAGGGCGGGGTGGTGAAGCGGGAGATGGAGGACTACGTCCGCCGCCGCCACATCGAGGAGGGGTTCTCCTACGTCGGGACCCCGCACATCTCCAAGGGCGGCCTGTTCGAGACCTCCGGCCACCTGCCCTACTACGAGGACACGATGTTCCCCGGCATGGAGCTGGAGAACTCGAAGTACTACCTCAAGGCCATGAACTGCCCCATGCACAACCTGATCTTCCGCTCGCGCGGGCGGTCCTACCGCGAGCTGCCGCTGCGGTTCTTCGAGTTCGGCTCGGTCTACCGCTACGAGAAGTCCGGTGTCGTGCACGGGCTCACCCGCGTCCGCGGGCTCACCCAGGACGACTCGCACAGCTACGTGACGCAGGAGCAGGCGCCGGGGGAGATCAAGCACCTGCTGGACTTCGTCCTCGGGCTGCTCAAGGACTTCGGCCTCGACGACTACTACCTGGAGCTGTCCACCCGCGGGGACTCCGAGAAGTTCATCGGCTCCGACGAGGAGTGGGCCAGGGCCACGGAGGTCCTGGAGACCGCGGCCCGCGAGACCGGCCTCGACCTGGTCGCCGACCCGGGCGGGGCGGCGTTCTACGGGCCCAAGATCTCCGTCCAGGCCAAGGACGCCATCGGCCGCACCTGGCAGATGTCGACCATCCAGTACGACTTCAACCAGCCGGCCCGCTTCGAGCTGGAGTACACCGCCGCCGACGGCACCAAGCAGCGGCCGGTGATGATCCACTCCGCCAAGTTCGGGTCGCTGGAACGGTTCTTCGGGGTCCTGGTGGAGCACTACGCCGGCGCCTTCCCCCCGTGGCTCGCCCCCGTCCAGGTCGTGGGCATCCCCGTCGCCGACGCCCACGTGCCGCACCTGCAGGACGTGGCCGCGGCGCTGCGCGCGGCGGGCGTGCGGGTCGAGGTCGACGACACCGACGACCGGATGCCCAAGAAGATCCGCACCTGGACCAAGCAGAAGATCCCGTTCCTGCTCATCGCCGGGGCCGAGGACGTCGAGAACGGGGCGGTGTCGTTCCGCTTCCGCGACGGCAGCCAGGAGAACGGCGTACCGGTCGACGACGCCGTGGCGCGCATCGCCGCGGCCGTCCGCGACCGGGTGCAGGTCTGA
- the glgX gene encoding glycogen debranching protein GlgX codes for MQIWPGRPYPLGATYDGAGTNFALFSEVAERVELCLIDDSGKEQRLDLPEVDGFVWHAYLPSVMPGQRYGYRVHGRFHPESGARCQPEKLLLDPYAKAIEGQVDGDESLFSYYFDRPDEVNVEDSLGHTMLSVVVNPFFDWGNDRRPGHEYHESVIYEAHVKGLTMQHPDVPEEIRGTYAAMAHPAVIEHLTSLGVTAVELMPVHQFVQDTHLVDKGLSNYWGYNTIGFFAPHNAYSSNGQRGQQVQEFKSMVLALHEANIEVILDVVYNHTAEGNHMGPTLCFRGIDNEAYYRLVDEDKKHYFDTTGTGNSLLMRHPHVLQLIMDSLRYWVTEMHVDGFRFDLAATLARQFHEVDRLSAFFDLVQQDPIVSQVKLIAEPWDIGEGGYQVGGFPPLWTEWNGKYRDTVRDFWRGEPKTLGEFASRISGSSDLYAHSGRKPIASINFVTAHDGFTMRDLVSYNDKHNDANGEGGNDGESHNRSWNCGVEGETDDAGIIALRARQHRNLLTTLLLSQGVPMLLHGDELGRTQRGNNNVYCQDNELSWVDWDLSDAQRELLAFTQRVVNLRRTEPVFQRRRFFAGDAGHGGESEVGDIEWFSADGQEMTDADWADQSNPTVMVFLNGEAIPEPDRRGERIVGDSFLVLWNPWHEAVEFTLPEKAYGDGWAPRLDTADDQVGIVSIFTEESAFSPGAKLPVAARSVLVLARGPLGEK; via the coding sequence ATGCAGATCTGGCCCGGACGGCCGTACCCCCTCGGCGCCACCTACGACGGCGCCGGGACGAACTTCGCCCTCTTCTCGGAGGTGGCCGAACGGGTCGAGCTGTGCCTCATCGACGACAGCGGCAAGGAGCAGCGCCTCGACCTGCCCGAGGTCGACGGCTTCGTCTGGCACGCCTACCTGCCCTCGGTGATGCCCGGCCAGCGCTACGGCTACCGCGTCCACGGCCGGTTCCACCCCGAGAGCGGGGCGCGCTGCCAGCCGGAGAAGCTGCTGCTGGACCCCTACGCGAAGGCCATCGAGGGGCAGGTGGACGGGGACGAGTCCCTCTTCTCCTACTACTTCGACCGCCCGGACGAGGTCAACGTCGAGGACAGCCTCGGCCACACGATGCTCTCGGTCGTGGTCAACCCGTTCTTCGACTGGGGCAACGACCGCCGGCCCGGGCACGAGTACCACGAGTCGGTGATCTACGAGGCCCACGTCAAGGGCCTGACGATGCAGCACCCGGACGTGCCCGAGGAGATCCGCGGCACCTACGCGGCCATGGCGCACCCGGCGGTCATCGAGCACCTGACCTCCCTCGGCGTCACCGCGGTCGAGCTCATGCCGGTGCACCAGTTCGTGCAGGACACCCACCTGGTGGACAAGGGGCTCTCCAACTACTGGGGCTACAACACCATCGGCTTCTTCGCCCCGCACAACGCGTACTCCTCCAACGGCCAGCGCGGTCAGCAGGTCCAGGAGTTCAAGTCGATGGTGCTGGCGCTGCACGAGGCGAACATCGAGGTCATCCTCGACGTGGTCTACAACCACACCGCCGAGGGCAACCACATGGGCCCGACGCTGTGCTTCCGCGGCATCGACAACGAGGCCTACTACCGCCTGGTGGACGAGGACAAGAAGCACTACTTCGACACCACGGGCACCGGCAACAGCCTGCTCATGCGCCACCCGCACGTCCTGCAGCTGATCATGGACTCGCTGCGCTACTGGGTGACGGAGATGCACGTCGACGGCTTCCGCTTCGACCTCGCCGCGACGCTGGCCCGCCAGTTCCACGAGGTGGACCGCCTCAGCGCGTTCTTCGACCTCGTCCAGCAGGACCCGATCGTCTCCCAGGTCAAGCTCATCGCCGAACCGTGGGACATCGGCGAGGGCGGCTACCAGGTCGGCGGGTTCCCCCCGCTGTGGACGGAGTGGAACGGCAAGTACCGCGACACCGTCCGCGACTTCTGGCGCGGGGAGCCCAAGACCCTGGGCGAGTTCGCCAGCCGCATCAGCGGCTCCTCCGACCTCTACGCCCACTCCGGGCGCAAGCCGATCGCGAGCATCAACTTCGTCACCGCCCACGACGGTTTCACGATGCGCGACCTGGTGTCCTACAACGACAAGCACAACGACGCCAACGGCGAGGGCGGCAACGACGGCGAGAGCCACAACCGCTCCTGGAACTGCGGCGTCGAGGGCGAGACCGACGACGCCGGGATCATCGCCCTGCGCGCGCGCCAGCACCGGAACCTGCTGACGACGCTGCTGCTGTCCCAGGGCGTGCCGATGCTCCTGCACGGCGACGAGCTGGGCCGCACCCAGCGGGGCAACAACAACGTCTACTGCCAGGACAACGAGCTGTCCTGGGTGGACTGGGACCTCTCCGACGCCCAGCGCGAGCTGCTGGCCTTCACCCAGCGCGTGGTCAACCTGCGCCGCACCGAGCCCGTCTTCCAGCGCCGGCGCTTCTTCGCCGGCGACGCCGGCCACGGCGGGGAGAGCGAGGTCGGCGACATCGAGTGGTTCAGCGCCGACGGCCAGGAGATGACCGACGCGGACTGGGCCGACCAGTCCAACCCGACCGTCATGGTGTTCCTGAACGGGGAGGCGATCCCGGAGCCGGACCGGCGCGGTGAGCGCATCGTCGGCGACTCGTTCCTGGTGCTGTGGAACCCGTGGCACGAGGCGGTGGAGTTCACCCTGCCGGAGAAGGCCTACGGCGACGGCTGGGCCCCCCGCCTGGACACCGCCGACGACCAGGTCGGCATCGTGTCGATCTTCACCGAGGAATCGGCGTTCTCGCCGGGCGCGAAGCTGCCGGTGGCGGCCCGCTCGGTGCTCGTACTGGCCCGTGGACCCCTGGGGGAGAAGTGA
- a CDS encoding HIT family protein, translating to MPDLEPAESFAGEPDGFGRLWTPHRLAYVQGGEKPADHGPASCPFCRAPGLSDPEGLVVHRGEHVFAVLNLFPYNPGHLMVCPYRHVSAYVDLDPAELAEFTAFTRAAVLTLQAASRPAGFNLGMNQGAVAGAGIAAHLHQHVVPRWEGDANFLPVVGRTKALPELLEDTRARLAAAWTGTPPA from the coding sequence GTGCCCGACCTCGAGCCGGCCGAGTCCTTCGCGGGGGAACCCGACGGGTTCGGCCGGCTGTGGACCCCGCACCGGCTGGCCTACGTCCAGGGCGGGGAGAAGCCGGCCGACCACGGCCCGGCCAGCTGCCCCTTCTGCCGCGCGCCGGGCCTGTCCGACCCCGAGGGTCTCGTCGTGCACCGCGGGGAGCACGTCTTCGCGGTGCTCAACCTGTTCCCCTACAACCCCGGTCACCTCATGGTCTGCCCCTACCGGCACGTGTCGGCCTACGTCGACCTCGACCCGGCCGAGCTGGCCGAGTTCACCGCCTTCACCCGGGCCGCCGTGCTGACCCTGCAGGCCGCCTCCCGCCCCGCGGGCTTCAACCTCGGCATGAACCAGGGCGCCGTCGCCGGGGCCGGCATCGCCGCCCACCTGCACCAGCACGTCGTCCCCCGGTGGGAGGGCGACGCGAACTTCCTCCCCGTGGTCGGGCGCACGAAGGCGCTGCCCGAGCTCCTGGAGGACACCCGGGCCCGGCTGGCGGCGGCCTGGACGGGCACGCCCCCGGCCTGA
- a CDS encoding SsgA family sporulation/cell division regulator, whose product MPALPHRKTEVDVDVSLRLRTTSGPGLPVPASLHYGADDPYAIHAVFRGGDTDVEWVFARDLLREGLSAPAGAGDVQVQPCSDSPDGRPRVLLRLSSPDGNAELEADESDVRRFLRRADALVPPGRETRHLDLDELIARLVS is encoded by the coding sequence GTGCCTGCACTGCCGCACCGCAAGACCGAGGTCGACGTCGACGTGTCCTTGCGGCTCCGGACCACCAGCGGTCCGGGACTCCCCGTCCCCGCCAGCCTCCACTACGGAGCTGACGACCCGTACGCCATCCACGCGGTCTTCCGCGGCGGCGACACGGACGTGGAGTGGGTCTTCGCCCGGGACCTGTTGAGGGAGGGGCTGTCCGCACCCGCCGGCGCCGGCGACGTGCAGGTGCAGCCCTGCTCCGACTCCCCCGACGGCCGTCCCCGGGTCCTGCTGCGCCTGTCGTCCCCGGACGGCAACGCGGAGCTCGAAGCGGACGAGTCCGACGTGCGGCGCTTCCTGCGTCGCGCCGACGCCCTCGTCCCCCCCGGCCGCGAGACCCGCCACCTGGACCTCGACGAGCTCATCGCCCGTCTCGTCTCCTGA
- the pgsA gene encoding phosphatidylinositol phosphate synthase: MLNRYARAVVTRIFTPLARLLLRLGLTPDVVTVTGTLGVVVSALVLYPMGQLFWGSLAVAVFVLSDMLDGIMARTTGRSGSWGAYLDSTLDRFGDSAVFAGLVVWFVRDGDSDLTAGLALACLVLGSIVSYAKARAEGLGYTANVGIAERSDRLVAVLVGAALVGLGVPLPFLQVVLGLLAAASLVTVVQRMAAVHRQALAPAADA; the protein is encoded by the coding sequence ATGCTCAACAGGTACGCGCGTGCGGTGGTCACGAGGATCTTCACCCCCCTGGCGCGGTTGCTGCTGCGGCTGGGACTGACCCCCGACGTCGTGACGGTCACCGGCACCCTCGGGGTCGTCGTCAGCGCCCTCGTGCTCTACCCGATGGGACAGCTGTTCTGGGGCTCCCTGGCGGTGGCGGTGTTCGTCCTGTCCGACATGCTCGACGGGATCATGGCCCGCACCACGGGCCGCTCGGGCTCCTGGGGCGCCTACCTGGACTCCACCCTGGACCGCTTCGGCGACAGCGCCGTCTTCGCCGGTCTCGTCGTGTGGTTCGTCCGCGACGGCGACAGCGACCTCACGGCCGGCCTCGCCCTCGCCTGCCTGGTGCTCGGGAGCATCGTGTCCTACGCCAAGGCCCGCGCCGAGGGCCTCGGCTACACCGCGAACGTCGGCATCGCCGAACGCTCCGACCGCCTCGTCGCCGTCCTCGTCGGCGCCGCGCTCGTCGGCCTCGGCGTCCCGCTGCCCTTCCTCCAGGTCGTCCTGGGCCTGCTCGCCGCGGCGAGCCTGGTGACCGTCGTGCAGCGGATGGCCGCGGTGCACCGCCAGGCGCTGGCCCCCGCCGCCGACGCGTGA
- a CDS encoding glycosyltransferase gives MPVPAPLPTPPLRVLFVEGHLRENGGLRVVLDLARRFVADGVETTVFALEDVTGAATARPDPGVRLVFGARAGSPAPRRLPRELVRLVREARRHDLVVSGSEIGHGVLAGWLAARVTGRPFVVLAQGDLDQAIEAWVPPHLRRATRFADAHADATVCVSPGLVPGIVANGQSPERTHVVVNGVDVEALRARAARRPAGRGAAPQVVALGRLTPHKGFDLLLRASAAVRARGLDHALTIAGEGDGRAALEALASELGADHVSFPGFTAHPESVLAGADLFVSSSRTEAMPLTLLEALSLAVPVVATDCSVGSRMLLDDGELGRLVEPESVEALTEALAAHLTDPRPLREAAARGPEFARRFDPQRLAREHLAILFRTAGVPLPRRLAGAVPGPGRARALDYSAA, from the coding sequence ATGCCCGTCCCCGCTCCGCTCCCGACCCCTCCGCTGCGCGTCCTGTTCGTCGAAGGCCACCTCCGCGAGAACGGGGGGCTGCGCGTCGTGCTCGACCTCGCGCGCCGCTTCGTCGCCGACGGGGTCGAGACGACCGTGTTCGCCCTGGAGGACGTGACCGGCGCGGCCACCGCCCGCCCCGACCCCGGCGTCCGGCTGGTCTTCGGCGCCCGGGCCGGCTCCCCCGCCCCGCGCCGGCTGCCGCGGGAGCTGGTCCGCCTGGTCCGCGAGGCCCGTCGCCACGACCTCGTCGTGTCCGGGTCCGAGATCGGCCACGGCGTGCTGGCCGGGTGGCTGGCCGCCCGGGTGACGGGACGCCCCTTCGTGGTGCTCGCCCAGGGCGACCTCGACCAGGCCATCGAGGCCTGGGTCCCGCCGCACCTGCGCCGGGCCACGCGCTTCGCCGACGCCCACGCCGACGCGACGGTCTGCGTCTCCCCCGGCCTCGTGCCCGGCATCGTGGCCAACGGCCAGTCGCCCGAGCGGACCCACGTCGTCGTCAACGGCGTCGACGTCGAGGCGCTGCGGGCGCGGGCCGCCCGCCGCCCGGCGGGCCGGGGCGCGGCGCCCCAGGTCGTCGCCCTGGGCCGGCTGACCCCGCACAAGGGCTTCGACCTGCTGCTGAGGGCCTCGGCCGCCGTGCGCGCGCGCGGCCTGGACCACGCGCTGACCATCGCCGGCGAGGGGGACGGACGCGCCGCCCTGGAGGCGCTGGCCTCGGAGCTGGGGGCCGACCACGTCAGCTTCCCCGGCTTCACCGCGCACCCGGAGTCCGTGCTGGCCGGGGCCGACCTCTTCGTCTCCAGCTCCCGGACGGAAGCGATGCCGCTGACCCTGCTGGAGGCGCTGTCGCTGGCGGTGCCGGTCGTGGCCACCGACTGCTCGGTGGGCAGCCGCATGCTGCTGGACGACGGCGAGCTGGGGCGGCTGGTGGAGCCGGAGTCGGTCGAGGCGCTCACCGAGGCCCTCGCGGCGCACCTCACCGACCCGCGGCCGCTGCGGGAGGCCGCCGCCCGCGGCCCGGAGTTCGCCCGCCGGTTCGACCCCCAGCGGCTGGCCCGCGAGCACCTGGCCATCCTGTTCCGCACCGCCGGGGTGCCGCTGCCGCGGCGGCTCGCCGGCGCGGTGCCCGGGCCCGGGCGCGCCCGGGCGCTGGACTACAGCGCCGCCTGA
- a CDS encoding MOSC N-terminal beta barrel domain-containing protein has protein sequence MTVVGVLRQIQLFPVKSLPGSTPPTADVGPDGLVGDRLSAVVDGEGAVLRVKQHPRLRELRLTGPGSTLVATPDGSPLPDFLGVPGAHLAAVDGGARQVAPVHLVSTGQRLAPGAGDSSRANLVVDLGPDEPAPDAMVGALCSIGAVVLRLGERPRHCAGLFAAVVSPGALRVGDEVRVGSPG, from the coding sequence ATGACCGTCGTCGGCGTCCTGCGCCAGATCCAGCTCTTCCCGGTGAAGTCCCTGCCCGGGTCCACCCCGCCCACCGCCGACGTCGGCCCCGACGGGCTGGTGGGGGACCGCCTCAGCGCCGTCGTCGACGGCGAGGGCGCCGTCCTGCGCGTCAAGCAGCACCCGCGCCTGCGCGAGCTCCGCCTCACCGGCCCCGGCTCCACCCTCGTCGCGACGCCCGACGGCTCCCCCCTGCCCGACTTCCTCGGCGTCCCCGGCGCCCACCTGGCCGCCGTCGACGGGGGAGCCCGCCAGGTCGCCCCCGTGCACCTGGTCAGCACCGGTCAGCGCCTGGCCCCGGGGGCGGGGGACTCCTCGCGGGCCAACCTCGTCGTCGACCTCGGCCCCGACGAACCCGCCCCGGACGCGATGGTCGGGGCGCTGTGCTCGATCGGGGCGGTCGTGCTGCGGCTGGGGGAGCGGCCGCGGCACTGCGCCGGCCTGTTCGCCGCGGTGGTCTCCCCCGGAGCGCTGCGGGTGGGGGACGAGGTCCGGGTGGGATCACCCGGCTAG
- a CDS encoding amidohydrolase family protein, whose amino-acid sequence MDQPAQHPARRLLSAGTRRARDVAARARLQTHRLAGYRPRSELVLPATEVPRAAVPAVDVHNHLGRWLTGGHAWLAPDVPALLARMDELNIAAIVNLDGRVGDLEANLDRYDRAHPGRFATFAHVEWHRVAEGPAGTATLVRQVEAAARAGAAGLKVWKDLGLLVRDERGALVRPDDPRLGDVFDAAGEAGLPVLVHIGDPPAFFRPVDRFNERLEELTVHPDWSWHGRGVPTHAQLQDAFDALVGAHPGTTFIGAHVAGWAENLQWVGDALDRHPNLVVDTGARLAELGRQPRAAAAFIARHPDRVLWGSDSFPFDPDAVARWFRVLETADEAFDYGPVPDQGRWTVSGLDLPPELLRAVYADNARRVVPALAGPPRAPERDQAAL is encoded by the coding sequence GTGGACCAGCCCGCCCAGCACCCCGCCCGCCGGCTCCTCTCCGCCGGCACCCGCCGCGCCCGGGACGTCGCGGCCCGCGCGCGGCTGCAGACCCACCGCCTCGCCGGCTACCGCCCCCGCAGCGAGCTCGTGCTGCCCGCCACGGAGGTGCCCCGGGCCGCGGTCCCCGCCGTGGACGTCCACAACCACCTCGGCCGCTGGCTCACCGGGGGGCACGCCTGGCTGGCCCCCGACGTCCCCGCGCTGCTGGCGCGCATGGACGAGCTGAACATCGCCGCGATCGTCAACCTCGACGGCCGCGTCGGGGACCTCGAGGCCAACCTCGACCGCTACGACCGGGCCCACCCGGGGCGCTTCGCGACCTTCGCCCACGTCGAGTGGCACCGCGTGGCGGAGGGGCCCGCCGGCACCGCGACCCTCGTGCGCCAGGTCGAGGCCGCCGCCCGCGCCGGCGCGGCGGGGCTGAAGGTGTGGAAGGACCTCGGGCTGCTGGTGCGCGACGAGCGCGGGGCGCTCGTGCGCCCCGACGACCCGCGCCTGGGCGACGTGTTCGACGCCGCCGGCGAGGCGGGGCTGCCCGTCCTGGTCCACATCGGCGACCCGCCGGCGTTCTTCCGGCCCGTCGACCGCTTCAACGAGCGGCTCGAGGAGCTCACCGTGCACCCGGACTGGAGCTGGCACGGGCGGGGGGTGCCCACCCACGCCCAGCTGCAGGACGCCTTCGACGCCCTCGTGGGGGCGCACCCGGGGACGACGTTCATCGGCGCCCACGTCGCGGGCTGGGCCGAGAACCTCCAGTGGGTCGGCGACGCCCTCGACCGCCACCCCAACCTCGTCGTCGACACCGGGGCCCGGCTGGCCGAGCTCGGCCGTCAGCCCCGCGCCGCCGCCGCGTTCATCGCCCGCCACCCCGACCGCGTGCTCTGGGGCAGCGACAGCTTCCCCTTCGACCCCGACGCCGTCGCCCGGTGGTTCCGGGTGCTCGAGACCGCCGACGAGGCCTTCGACTACGGCCCGGTGCCCGACCAGGGGCGCTGGACGGTCTCGGGCCTCGACCTCCCGCCCGAGCTGCTGCGGGCCGTGTACGCCGACAACGCCCGCCGCGTGGTCCCGGCGCTCGCGGGGCCGCCGCGAGCGCCGGAGCGGGATCAGGCGGCGCTGTAG
- a CDS encoding TIGR02611 family protein: MQTVHEQQHDGEGRADPGSPAGPRPAPEPVVTGVDTALSPHQHRIRRARAALRARRERLRADARKNRVYRAVVGAVGTFVVLLGLLLVPLPGPGWLIVFLGLAVLGTEFATAQRLKRFGERQVHRWAQWIAARSLALRAGLGAGTATAVAGLVWGYLAWQGLPAWTPEVVTAQLQWVPGL, from the coding sequence GTGCAGACGGTGCACGAGCAGCAGCACGACGGTGAGGGTCGCGCGGACCCGGGGTCCCCGGCCGGACCGCGCCCGGCCCCCGAGCCCGTGGTGACCGGGGTGGACACCGCCCTGAGCCCCCACCAGCACCGGATCCGGCGCGCGCGGGCCGCGCTGCGCGCCCGCCGGGAGCGCCTCCGCGCCGACGCCCGCAAGAACCGCGTCTACCGCGCCGTCGTGGGGGCGGTGGGGACGTTCGTGGTGCTCCTGGGGCTCCTCCTGGTCCCGCTGCCGGGGCCGGGCTGGCTGATCGTCTTCCTCGGGCTGGCCGTGCTGGGGACGGAGTTCGCCACCGCGCAGCGGCTCAAGCGCTTCGGGGAGCGGCAGGTGCACCGGTGGGCGCAGTGGATCGCCGCGCGCTCGCTGGCGCTCCGGGCCGGGCTCGGGGCGGGCACCGCGACCGCCGTCGCGGGCCTGGTCTGGGGCTACCTGGCCTGGCAGGGGCTGCCGGCCTGGACGCCCGAGGTCGTCACGGCGCAGCTGCAGTGGGTCCCGGGGCTGTGA